The following are encoded together in the Salvelinus fontinalis isolate EN_2023a chromosome 38, ASM2944872v1, whole genome shotgun sequence genome:
- the LOC129837803 gene encoding TGF-beta receptor type-2-like, with amino-acid sequence MHPGVESMKDHLLRDRGRPEIPDSWVNHQGIAIVCGSIEECWDHDPEARLTAQCVAERFSEIEDEMEKLSSRSSSDEKIPAEEQKIPTKPGEERQMIAEQIEEGKVAAESSVSDEK; translated from the exons ATGCATCCTGGTGTGGAGAGCATGAAGGATCACCTCCTTAGAGACAGAGGAAGACCTGAGATCCCAGACAGCTGGGTCAaccaccag GGCATAGCCATAGTGTGCGGCTCCATAGAGGAGTGTTGGGACCACGACCCGGAGGCCAGGCTCACAGCCCAGTGTGTTGCCGAACGCTTCAGCGAGATAGAAGACGAGATGGAGAAACTGTCCAGCCGCAGCAGCTCCGACGAGAAGATACCTGCGGAGGAACAGAAGATACCGACGAAACCCGGAGAAGAGCGACAGATGATAGCGGAACAGATAGAAGAGGGGAAAGTAGCGGCGGAGAGCTCTGTGAGCGATGAGAAGTga